The window AGCGGGACTACGGCATGACGATCCCGACCGTCGCCCACGCCGGCGACGGGAACCTCCATCCGAACTTCATCTACCCGGGCCCCGGAGAGGTTCCCGCCGAGGTGTGGGCGGCCGCCGACGAGCTCTTCCGTGCGGCGCTGCGGCTGGGCGGCACCCTCACCGGCGAGCACGGCGTCGGGGTGCTCAAGCGACGCTGGCTCGCCGACGAGCTCGGCGACGATCAGTGGCGGATCCAGCACGAGATCGCCCGCGTGTTCGACCCGAAGGGGATCCTCAATCCCGGCAAAGTGTTCGCGTGACCGGCGTCTCGCCCGAGATCCGCGTCAGCGCAGGGGTGGTGACGGATGCCGCGGGGCGGGCGCTCCTGGTGCGCAAGACCGGCACGCGGCTGTTCATGAACCCCGGCGGCAAGCCCGAACCCGGTGAGAACGCCGCGGAGACCCTCGTGCGCGAGCTTCACGAAGAGCTCGGACTCACCGTCACCGCCGCGTCCCTGCATCCGCTCGGAACCTTCCGCACCGCTGCAGCCAACGAACCCGGACACGACGTCGTCGCCGACGCGTTCCGGCTCGAGATCGATCCGGCCGCCGCCGCGCCCCGCTCCGAGATCGCCGAGGCCCGCTGGATCAGGCCCGAGGATGCCGCCGCGACACCGCTCGCTCCGCTGTGCGTCGTGCTCCTGCCCCTCGTCTGGGGCGCGGACTACAGGCCCTGAGCGTCGGGCTTGTTCTCCCAGGCGTACCGGTAGTACTCGGCCAGTCGCAGCTGCGACGCCGCCGCCTCATCCACGACGACCGTGGCATGCGGGTGCAGCTGGATCGCCGAGGCCGGCAGCGACGCCGTCAGCGGACCCTCGACGGCCCCCGCGACGGCCGCGGCCTTGCCCCCACCGAACGCGAGCAGGACGAGGTGCCGCGCACGCAGGATCGTCCCGAGCCCCTGGGTGATGCAGTGGCGCGGCACGTCGTCGGGGCTCGGGAAGAATCGCGCGTTGTCGCGGCGGGTCTGGGCGGTCAGGGTCTTCACCCGGGTCCGCGACGCGAAGGACGAGCCGGGCTCGTTGAACCCGAGATGGCCGTCGGTGCCGATGCCGAGGATCTGCAGATCGACGCCGCCGGCGTCCTCGATCGCCCGCTCGTACTCCTCCCCCGCGACGGCGATCCGCGCGGGGTCGCCGTCGGGTACGTGGACGAGTGACGGATCGAGGCCGAGCGGTTCGACGACCTCGCGGCCGATGACCGACGCGTAGCTCTCGGGGTGGTCCGGTGCGAGCCCGACGTACTCGTCGAGTGCGAAGCCCCGTATGCCGGAGAGGTCGACCCCTGCAGTCTTCTCGCGCAGCGCCCGGTAGACCGGGAGAGGCGTCGAGCCCGTGGCGAGCCCCAGAACGGTCCGGGGATTCTCACCGATGAGCCGGAGGATCTCGGCGGCGACGAGGGCGCCGGCGGCGTCGGCGCTTTCGACGATGACGACCTCAGCCAACGCTCAGCACCTCCTCGCCCCGCTCGGCGCCCAGCAGAGCCGCACCGAGCGCGGCGGCCGGCGAGCCGGCCGGAAGCAGTTCGATCCGCTCGTCGAGGTGCAGCGACCGCAGGAACGGCGAGGTCTCGCCGCTTCGCCGGAGCGCCGCACGCACCGGCGCGACGAGCCGGTCGCCAAGAGCGGTGAGCCCACCGCCGAGCACGACGACGTCGACGTCGGCGGTGAGGACCAGCACGCGCACGGCCGCCGCCACACCGCGCACGAGGTCGTCGCGCAGCGCGCCGGCCAGGGCGCGGTCGGCGCCGTCGACTCCCCCGGCCTCGGCGGCGTCGAAGACCTCGGCGACCGGGAGCGCGGCGGGTCGTCCCCACCGTTCGGCGATGGCGCGTCCTCCGGCGAGCGCTTCGATGCACCCGCGTTGACCGCACCGGCACCGTGGGCCTGCGGGATCGACGCTGAGGTGCCCGATCTCGCCGGCCGCACCGCGCGCGCCACGCCAGACGGCACCGCCGGTGACCAGTCCCGCCGCCACGCCGGTGCCGAGGTTGAGGTACGCCAGCCCCGGCTCCACGCCGCCGGGCGCGGGAGAGGGCGCGGAGACTCGGAGCACGGCAGCACCCAGGGCTGCGGCCTTGACGTCGTTCTCGACGTCGACCGGCACGCCGAGGGTGGCGCCGAGGATCGCGGCGACATCGAGCGAGCGCACCCCGAGGTTGACCGCGTGCGAGACGACGCCCGATCCGGGGACGATCTGCCCCGGCATCCCGATCCCAACCGAGGTGGCACGACCGCCGGATCGCGCCGCGACCTCATCGACCGCGGCGAGGATCGACGCGATCACACCGTCGGGCCCGAGGGTGGTGGGGCGGCGGACCCGTGCGACGACGCCTCCGGCGTCATCCAGGGCCACCGCCTCGGTCTTGGTGCCCCCGACATCCAGTCCGACCCGCATCAGCCCTTCACCGCCCCCGACACCAGGCCCGAGGTCATCCGGCTCTGCACGATCAGGAAGAACACCACCACGGGGATCGACACGAGCGTCGACCCCGCCATGAGCTCGGCCCAGTTGATGCCGCCGTTGGGGTCGAGGAACGTGCGCAGCCACACCGGCAGAGTCATCGCCTCGGGGCGCGGGTTGAGCACGAGGGCGAAGACGAACTCGTTCCAGGCCTGGATGAACCCGAACACGCCGGTGGCGACGAGGCCGGGCGCGAGGAGCGGGAAGGTCACGCGCCAGAACGCCTGCGACCGGCTCAGACCGTCGATCATCGCCGCTTCCTCGAGTTCGATCGGCACGCCGTTGACGAACCCGCGGAGGGTCCAGATCGTGAAGGGCAGCACGGTGGCGAGGTAGACCGCGGTGAGACCGATGACGGTGTTGAGCAGCTGCCACCCGTCGATGAGACGGAACACCGAGATGATGAGCGCCTCGGCGGGGATCATCTGGATGATGAGGATCGTCACGATGAACGCCGCGCGGCTGCGGAACCGGAACCGGGTGACGGCGAGCGCGGCGAGGAACGCGAAGACCAGCGAGACGGCCACCGTGAGAAGGGTCACCGCGAGGGAGTTCCCGAGCGCGGGGAGGAACGGCGCGCGGTCGTGGTCGAAGATCACACCGAGGTAGTTGTCGAAGGTGAGGTTCTCGGGCCACAGACGCAGCGTGCTCCCGCGCACCTGGCCGTTCGGCTGCAGCGAGGTGTTGACCATCCAGTACACCGGGAACACCGAGCAGGCGAAGACGAAGAGGCCGGCCAGGGCGGCGAGAACGGATCCGACGCGGCGGCGCAGCCGCGGCGAGCCGAGGCGCCGGGAGGGGGTGAGCGTTGTCACAGCGACTCCTCCCGGAGGTTTCGTCGGACGTAGAAGATCGACAGGGCCACCAGCAGCAGGACGACGATCACCGAGATCGCCCCGCCCACGCCGAAGTCGCCGGCACCGAGCGAGACCCGGTAGATGTACACGCCGAGGGTGTTGGTCTGCTCGGCGAGGCCCCCGATCGACTGCAGGGCGTAGATCTGCGTGAACACCCGCAGGTCCCAGATCACCTGCAGGATCGTCACGACGACGAGGATCGGGCGGATGAAGGGGACCACCACGAGGAAGAAGCGCTGGGCGGCCCCCGCGCCGTCGAGCTGCGCGGCCTCGAGCACCTCGTCGGGCACCTGGGTGAGACCGGCGTAGACCGTGAACGCGACGAAGGGGATCGCGCCCCAGACGATGATGATGGTCGCGACGAAAAAGAAGCTGAGCGGCTCGATGAGCCACGAGTGCCCGGCGAACTGCGTGAGACCGAACACCTGGGAGAGCACCTGGTTCAGCACCCCGTACTGGGTGTCGAAGATCCAGCCCCAGACGATCGTCGCCGACAGCGGCGGCATTGCCCAGGCCAGCAGCAGCCCGACCGAGACGAGGGTGCGGATGACGGCGCCGAGGCGCCGCATGAGGAGGGCGATGAGGATGCCGAGCGTCATCGTCGCCACGACGCACACCGCCGCGAACACCAGCGACCGGGCGAGCACCTGCCAGAACTGCGGATCGGTGAGGATGCCGATGTAGTTGGCCAGGCCGATGAACTCCGGCGGGGCGCCGAAGACCTGGGCGCGGCCGAACTCCTGGAACGACATGATGACCAGCTGCACGAGTGGCCACCCGGTGATCGCGGCGAGCACGATCAGCGCCGGCGTCAGGAGGGCGTACGGGGTCAGGGTGCCGGGGCGGAGTGTGCGGCGCCGGCCGGTGCTCGGCGGCGGAGTCGGGGCGACGAGTCGTTCGCCGTCGACGGCGCTGACCGCAGGGCTGACGTCGCTGCGAAGCGTCGACATGGCTGATCTCCGTGAGGGTCGTGGGCGAGCGAGGCGTGGTCTCCGGGCCGGCGGGGCGAGGACCGCCGGCCCGGACGGGCGGGGTCAGCCGTTGAGGATGTCCTCGATCTGGGTGTCCACCTCGGCGGCCAGGGCCGCGACGTCGCCTCCCTGCGCGATGGTGACGAAGAAGTCCTCCAGCACGCGGGATGCTTCCACCTCGGCCCAGTTCGGTGACGCGGGCGTCAGCTTGGCGTTGCTCGCCGCTTCGGCGAAGGCGGCGGCCTCGGGGGTGTCGCCGAGGGTGGAGGCTAGGGACTTCTTCGCCGGGATGAGTCCGTTCTCACCGTAGATGGTCTGGAACTCATCCGAGAGGATGATCGCCAGCGCCTCCTTCGCGAGGTCGGGGTTGGCCGAATTCGCCGAGATGCCGATGTTCGAGCCGCCCGCGAAGACCTGCGCCGGCCCGCCGTCCATGCCGGGAAGGGCGTAGACCAGCGGTGCCGCCGGGGGGTTCTCGGTCTCGCAGGCGCTGGCGAGGCCGAGGGCCCAGTTGGGTGCCGAGAACTGGATCGCCGCCCCCTCGCAATACGGGGTCCACGGCTCGGCGTTGTCGCCGTCCTTCGGTGCGACCGACGCGGTCGTCATCAGCTCCTGCACCTGCAGCAGGCCCGCGACGGACTCGTCGGAGCTCAGCTGCGCGTCCCATTCGCCGCCCGACTCGACGGCGATCTCGCCGCCGTTCTCCCAGATGAAGGGAAGGGCGTTGTACCAGTCCTGCCCGGCGAAGTAGACGCCCGACTTGCCGGGGTTCGCCTCGGCGAGGGCGGTGGCCGAGGCGACGTAGTCGTCGAGGGTCGCGGGGGCCTCGGTGACCAGCGCCGGGTCGGCGAAGACCACACGGGCACCGGAGTACAGCGGCGGCGCGTAGAACGCCCCGTCGTACGAGCCCGCCTCGACGAAGCCGGGCAGCAGGTCGTCGCCACCGAGGGCCTCGTATTCGTCGCTG of the Microbacterium invictum genome contains:
- a CDS encoding ROK family protein encodes the protein MRVGLDVGGTKTEAVALDDAGGVVARVRRPTTLGPDGVIASILAAVDEVAARSGGRATSVGIGMPGQIVPGSGVVSHAVNLGVRSLDVAAILGATLGVPVDVENDVKAAALGAAVLRVSAPSPAPGGVEPGLAYLNLGTGVAAGLVTGGAVWRGARGAAGEIGHLSVDPAGPRCRCGQRGCIEALAGGRAIAERWGRPAALPVAEVFDAAEAGGVDGADRALAGALRDDLVRGVAAAVRVLVLTADVDVVVLGGGLTALGDRLVAPVRAALRRSGETSPFLRSLHLDERIELLPAGSPAAALGAALLGAERGEEVLSVG
- a CDS encoding sugar ABC transporter permease is translated as MSTLRSDVSPAVSAVDGERLVAPTPPPSTGRRRTLRPGTLTPYALLTPALIVLAAITGWPLVQLVIMSFQEFGRAQVFGAPPEFIGLANYIGILTDPQFWQVLARSLVFAAVCVVATMTLGILIALLMRRLGAVIRTLVSVGLLLAWAMPPLSATIVWGWIFDTQYGVLNQVLSQVFGLTQFAGHSWLIEPLSFFFVATIIIVWGAIPFVAFTVYAGLTQVPDEVLEAAQLDGAGAAQRFFLVVVPFIRPILVVVTILQVIWDLRVFTQIYALQSIGGLAEQTNTLGVYIYRVSLGAGDFGVGGAISVIVVLLLVALSIFYVRRNLREESL
- a CDS encoding NUDIX domain-containing protein; this encodes MTGVSPEIRVSAGVVTDAAGRALLVRKTGTRLFMNPGGKPEPGENAAETLVRELHEELGLTVTAASLHPLGTFRTAAANEPGHDVVADAFRLEIDPAAAAPRSEIAEARWIRPEDAAATPLAPLCVVLLPLVWGADYRP
- a CDS encoding extracellular solute-binding protein, with amino-acid sequence MKKTLVSAALLGVGAVVLAGCAGGTGSAGSDEGAEIRVWLVGADTPQEARDYLVETFEADNPGSTLVIEEQSWEGLVDKLTTSLSSSDSPDIVEFGNTQAPAFTSVGALLDLSDEYEALGGDDLLPGFVEAGSYDGAFYAPPLYSGARVVFADPALVTEAPATLDDYVASATALAEANPGKSGVYFAGQDWYNALPFIWENGGEIAVESGGEWDAQLSSDESVAGLLQVQELMTTASVAPKDGDNAEPWTPYCEGAAIQFSAPNWALGLASACETENPPAAPLVYALPGMDGGPAQVFAGGSNIGISANSANPDLAKEALAIILSDEFQTIYGENGLIPAKKSLASTLGDTPEAAAFAEAASNAKLTPASPNWAEVEASRVLEDFFVTIAQGGDVAALAAEVDTQIEDILNG
- a CDS encoding carbohydrate ABC transporter permease, with protein sequence MTTLTPSRRLGSPRLRRRVGSVLAALAGLFVFACSVFPVYWMVNTSLQPNGQVRGSTLRLWPENLTFDNYLGVIFDHDRAPFLPALGNSLAVTLLTVAVSLVFAFLAALAVTRFRFRSRAAFIVTILIIQMIPAEALIISVFRLIDGWQLLNTVIGLTAVYLATVLPFTIWTLRGFVNGVPIELEEAAMIDGLSRSQAFWRVTFPLLAPGLVATGVFGFIQAWNEFVFALVLNPRPEAMTLPVWLRTFLDPNGGINWAELMAGSTLVSIPVVVFFLIVQSRMTSGLVSGAVKG
- a CDS encoding glucosamine-6-phosphate deaminase; translated protein: MAEVVIVESADAAGALVAAEILRLIGENPRTVLGLATGSTPLPVYRALREKTAGVDLSGIRGFALDEYVGLAPDHPESYASVIGREVVEPLGLDPSLVHVPDGDPARIAVAGEEYERAIEDAGGVDLQILGIGTDGHLGFNEPGSSFASRTRVKTLTAQTRRDNARFFPSPDDVPRHCITQGLGTILRARHLVLLAFGGGKAAAVAGAVEGPLTASLPASAIQLHPHATVVVDEAAASQLRLAEYYRYAWENKPDAQGL